The window ACCGCTTATTTATTAGCTAATTTCAATCATGAAAAAGTTCTTATTCAACGATTTGGTCATTATCCACCGGAACTTTGGAGCTTAGCGGAATTTAAGCAAAAATGGAGTGGGAAATGGCTACACGTTAAATCCAAGCAAAGTCAATTTGATATTACATGGTTTCGAACTGAGTTTTTAAAACATAAAAAAATTATTGCATGTATTTTATTATTTTCATTTATGTTGCAAATACTTGCTTTGATCAGCCCTCTTATGATCCAAGTCATTATGGATAAAGTTTTAGTTCATAATAGTATGATGACCCTAGATGTTCTTATCTTTGGTCTGATTGTCGCCGCCATGATGGAGGTGACTCTCAAAGGGTTGAGAGAATATATCTATAACCATACTGTCAATCGAATCGATATCACTTTAGGATTAAAGCTAGTTAATCATTTGCTACACCTCCCCCTTTCTTTTTTCAAAAATCGTCAAATCGGCGCTATTGTCACAAGAGTTAAAGAACTAGAAACTATACGTGAGTTTTTAACAGGGAGCTTTTTTACACTTTGTGTCGATATTCTCTTCTTATTTGTCTTTATATATGTCATGAGTGTATTGTCTCTGACGCTCACGCTGGTTTTTCTCTGTTCTATTCCTTTTTATCTATTAATTGCTTGGTGGCTAACGCCTAAAATTGAAGCTGCGGCACATGAACAATTTACCAACATAGCGATAAACACTTCGTTTTTAACAGAAAGTATTAATGGTATTGAGACCGCTAAAAGCCTGTCTATTGAACCTCATTTTACGCGCCGTTGGGATCAACAAACTTCTGATATGAGCCAGACTTCTTTCACTGCTGGCCAAATCGCTTCTCGTTCCGAATATATTGTGATGGTCATTGAAAAATTAACCAGCGCCATTATTTTATGGCTTGGAGCGACAGAAGTGCTGGCATTACAGCTGACTATCGGACAGTTTATTGCTTTTCATCTAATGGTTAATCACGCAAGCCAACCATTACTGAAATTAGTTAAGCTTTGGGGAGATTATATTAGAACCAAAGTGGCTATTGAAAAACTCGCACAAATGATTAATTTACCGATCGAGCAAATACAAGGTCGCGATAATAATCAATTAAACGGCAATATTTATTTACGTAATATTTCTTTCCGTTATCAACCTGATCAAGCTTATATTCTTGATAATTTTAATTTAGCCATTCGTTCAGGTGAAACATTAGGTATCGTCGGCACATCAGGTTCGGGAAAAAGCACCTTAGCACGCTTATTACTGCGGCTATATACCCCAGAAAAAGGCGAGATCTTTTTAGATGATACGCCAATATCATCGCTGAACATACACTCTTTAAGAAAACAAATTGGTATCGTTTTACAAGAAAACTTTCTTTTTAACCAGACTGTTTTCGATAATATCGCCCAGACTTATCCCAACGCATCCATGGATGAAGTGATCCATGCAGCTAAAATGGCCGGCGCCCATGAATTTATTTTAAAACTGCCCATGGGGTATGACACTTTATTAGCTGAAGGTGGCGCCTCATTATCGGGCGGGCAAAGGCAGCGAATAGCGATTGCGCGAACACTGCTAGCGAATCCTAAAATTATTATTTTTGATGAAGCAACAAGCGCATTAGATGATGAGTCTCAAGCCGTTATACAGGAAAATATGCAGCTTATTGCTCAAGGTAGAACCCTTATTACGATTGCTCATCGTCTCTCTACCATTCGTCATCACCAACGCATTATCGTTATGCAAAAAGGTAAAATTGTCGAGCAAGGTAGTCATCAACAGCTCATTGAGCAAGGCCAATTTTATAAGCATTTGTGGACACTACAACAATCTTTTAAATAATTACATGGATGTTAACCCAATGAAATTAGGATCAGCGAACACTCGGTATCATCATTTTTTACCGTCCCATTTGGCTTTATTAAAAAACCCACCGTCATACCTTGCATTAATAACAGCCATAACCATCAGTATCGGTATTTTATTAGCCATTGTTTGGTCATATATCGGTAAATTGGATATTCAAGCCACAGCACAAGGTAAACTCGTGGTTTCAGGTCATACGCAATTTATTCAAGCTTTTGAGTTGAGTCGTTTACAACATATTTATGTGACTAATGGCCAAACAGTTAAACAAGGCGACCCTTTATTAAGAGTCAATGTGTTAGGGGTAAGCCAAGATATCCTCACTCTCAACTATCAAATTAGTTTTCAAAAAATTGAAAAATTAGTACATCATGCATTGTTAGAAGAAACTCATCCCAAATTCGCTCATGAATTTAGTCAATTATTAGCCCCTGAGCAGCAGCGCGTTTTAAAAAGCTATCAAAATTTAAAAAATGAGTATGACGCATTAATTAAAGAAACCGAAAATGAAATGGCTCTTAATCGTACCCATTATTCCGCAAGAACGCATGAGTTAAAAGATGTGAATGCACTATTAAATAATATCCAAAAACGTCTTGATGCACACCGGACGTTAAGCAAGAAACACCTGATTAGCCAAAAGGAATTTTTAGAACACGAAAAAGAACTGTTAATGGCTAAAAAAGAAAAAACCGCAAAACTGTCAGAACTAACCATTCTCAATAACCAATATGATTCATTACAAGAAAAACGTCATCGGTTACAAACACAAAAAAGACAAGAATGGTATGAAAAATATCGACAAGCAGAGTTTAAACAGGATTCTGCTGAGCAAGAATTACTAAAACATCAAGAAAGAGAACAGTTAAAGATCGTTCGTTCACCAGTGGATGGTACCGTACAACAATTGGCTACCTATACACTTGGCGCGGTACTACAACCTACTCAGCAACTGATGGTAATAGTCCCCAACAAAGATGTTCAGCTGGCCGAGGTAAAAATTCTCAATAAAGATATTGGCTTTATTCGAGAAGGCCAAAATGTAACGGTTAAAATCGATGCCTTTCCCTACACTCGCTATGGCACGATTGAAGGAGAAGTCGTTTCTATCTCTAGAGATAGCACTCAAGATGAACAATTAGGCTTAGTCTTTTTAGGACAAATTGCGTTAAAGAAGAAAAATTTATTTGTTGAAGGCGAGAAAATTGAATTAACACCGGGTCTCTCTGTAACGACAGAAATAAAAACCGAAAAACGGCGTATTATCGATTATTTGTTAAGCCCAATCCAAGAATATACGACCACTGCCATGAGGGAAAAATAATCCATGAACGGAATTGAAAATAACTCAGGTCTAGAGGCTCTGGTATGGATTGCAAATTATTACCAAAAAAATGTCACAAAAGATCAGTTGATGCATGCAATTGGTATGCATGCGCTTTCCCCCACAGATTGGGAGCTAAGAGAATGTGCACATATTATAGGCTATGAAACTGAAATCACCCTATTAGATACCTCCAATATCCATGATGTGCCATTACCAGCCCTTATTTATTTAAATGGATTTTGGAGAATTCTGTCCAAAGATAAATCGAATGAATTAATTTTAATTGATCCAATTAATAATGAATTCATTCACTGGCATGAACGTCATTCAACTTATCCTGAAAGCCTAACACTCTTACTTATAAAAGAACAATTTGAAACAGAGAAAAAAACAACGTTTGGTATTAGTTGGTTTATCCCTTCAATACTTAGACAACGGTCGCAATTAAAAAATGTCTTTATTTTGGCAGCAATTGTGCAAATTTTTGCTTTAATTAGCCCGTTGTTTTTTCAAAATGTTATCGATAAAGTTTTAGTCGGACGCAGCTTAAATAGCTTACAGGTGTTGGCCATAGGAATTGTAGGTTTAGCATTCGCTGAACCTATTTATAGTTTTTTGCGTAATAAAATTTTTAGTTATACCAGTACACAGATTAGCGCTGAGTTATCAGGTAAGTTATATCGCCATTTAATGGCGTTACCTCTCGACTATTTTAAACAGCGCCCAACAGGAAAAATTATTGCTCGTATAAGAGAAATGACACGCATTCGCCAGTTTTTAACGGGGTCAACATTAATGTTATTTATCGACCTAGTATTTGTCATTCTCTTTATGGCTGTTTTATTTTCTTACAGTGTTGTCATGTCATGGATCTTAATGGGGTCTTTAGCACTCTTTTGTATTCTATGGATGATACTCGGCCCAATCATTCGTCTACACACTGAAAAATCCTATCAAGCAGATGAAAATAGTCTCACTTTCTTGACTGAGGCAATGACTGGCATTGAAACCATAAAAACCACCGCGACCGAAAAATACGTCTATCGCCGCTGGCAAAAACGGCTCAGTAAACAGCTTATTCAAGGTTTCAAAGTGACTTTACGGAGTATAGTGGCAACACAATTAATGACGCTCGTCAGTAAAATCACCACCGCTTTGTTACTTTGGATCGGAGTAAAAGAAGTGATGAGTGGTGGAATGACTGCGGGTGAATTAGTCGCTTACAATATGTTAAGTGCTCATGTCACTCAACCAGTACTGCGCTTAGCTCAAATTTGGCAAGATTTTCAACATACCATCATATCGCTTCGTCGTGTAGGGGACATCCTTGATGAGCCGATTGAAAATGAAAGAAAAGGGATTACCAGTAGTGCTTCTATACAAGGCAATATTGATTTCCATAATATTCGCTTTCGTTATCACCCAGAAACACCTGAGGTGCTATGTAACCTAACGTTAACCATTAAAGCGGGCGAGTTTATTGGTATTACAGGACCATCGGGGTCTGGAAAAAGTACCTTAACCAAACTGCTACAACGGTTATATATTCCGCAACAGGGACAAGTTATCGTTGACGGTATGGACCTAGCTGTCAGTGATACCATCGCGTTGCGACGTCGCATGAGTGTAGTACTACAAGAAAGCCAGCTATTTGTCGGTACTATTGAGGAAAACATTCGTTTGAGTCACCCCCAAGCGAGCCATGAAGAGGTGATTGAAGCTGCCACTCTCGCCGGTGCCTATGATTTTATCATGTCACTACCCGATAATTTTAATTATCCTGTGTCTGAACGCGGGCTTAATCTATCAGGGGGACAACGTCAACGTATCGCACTCGCTAGAGCACTGTTAACAAAACCCGATATTCTGATCCTTGATGAAGCCACATCGGCGTTAGATTATGACTCAGAGGCCGCAATCATGAAGAATATGCCACTTATTACTAAAGGAAGGACAGTCATCAGTATCGCACATCGCTTAAACACGATTCAGTATGCCGATAGGATTTGTGTTATTCGCAATGGCGAAATTGCCGAAATCGATACCCACCCAAATTTACTACAGAAAAATGGCGTTTATGCCCATCTGTGGCGGCAGCAGACCCAGTAAATTGTGCTTAATTAGCACCAATAGAATCTAGATTGGTGCTTTTTCAAGCAAATCATTCTTTTTTTTACTATCAATAACTTTCGCTCCATATACGCTATGGTACAAGGGAGTCAGCTAGGGTATCATTGCGCGCTGGATTATTGGTACACGCCCTTTAGCATTAAAAAAATATGGCAAAAGAACAAACTGATCGCACTACCCTTGATTTGTTCGCTGAGGAACGCAGGCCTGGGCGACCTAAAACAAGTCCGCTATCGCGGGATGAACAATTAAGAATTAACAAACGAAACCAACTTAAGCGTGATAAGGTCAAAGGACTACGCCGCGTCGAATTAAAACTCAATGAAGATGCAGTGGCCATATTGAATCAATTGGCTGATGAAAAAAACATGAGCCGTAGTGAGCTAATAGAAGAAATGTTGATGTCACAACTAGCACTGGTCTACGAGCCTTCTGGTGAATGATTTCCTCTTCTAAATCACACAAATTCGACAGATTTATTCACGCTTTTTCGCCAAAATAGGGCCAAAATTCTCGTTATTTTAGTTCAAATTTAGCCCTATCTGGCTTGAACAAACCAGATTGGAAAAACAAGAGGTTATTCACTTTATGGCAGTCATAGGCATTTTCTTCGGTAGTGACACTGGTAATACAGAAAATATTGCCAAGATGATCCAAAAGAGATTAGGCAGTGAGAACGCGGAAGTTCATGATATTGCTAAATGCAGCAAAGAAGATATTGAAGCATTCGATATTCTACTTCTCGGTATCCCAACTTGGTATTACGGCGAAGCTCAATGTGATTGGGATGACTTTTTCCCAACCCTCGAAGAAATTGATTTTGATGGCAAACTTGTCGCGCTATTTGGCTGTGGTGACCAAGAAGACTACGCAGAATACTTCTGTGATGCAATGGGGACCATTCGCGATATTATTGAACCACGTGGCGCTGTCATTGTCGGTCATTGGCCTACAGATGGCTACCATTTTGAAGTGTCTAAAGGTATGGCAGATGATAATCACTTTATCGGCCTTGCTATTGATGAAGACCGCCAGCCTGAGCTGACTGAAGAACGCGTTGATGCATGGGTACAACAAATTTCAGAAGAGATGTCTCTAGCCGAAATTTTGGGCTAAGCTGACGATAGAAATAAAATGAAACTATTATAATAATGAGACAGAGCATGGTTTCTATTTTTTATTTCCATGCCTATAATTGTAAATCAGTTTCGATGACAACTGAGCTTATGTTAAAAATGTCTCATTATTGTTAAATTTATGATTTAAGATACAGGACAAACCCGCATGACAGACAACAACAAAGCATTGAAGAATGCTGGACTCAAAGTCACTCTTCCAAGATTAAAGATATTGGAAGTACTTCAGGAGCCTGAGTGCCATCACGTCAGTGCGGAAGATCTCTATAAAAAACTCATTGATATGGGCGAAGAGATCGGTCTGGCTACGGTATACCGCGTATTGAACCAATTTGATGATGCTGGCATTGTCACACGTCATAACTTTGAAGGCGGTAAATCCGTTTTTGAACTGACTCAACAGCACCACCACGATCATCTGATTTGTTTAGATTGTGGTAAAGTTATCGAATTCTCTGATAAATCCATTGAAGAACGTCAGACCAATATTGCTGCACGCCATGGTATTAAACTCTCTAACCACAGCTTGTACCTATATGGTCACTGTGCTGATGGCGATTGCCGCGAAAATGCGGATGCTCACGAAGCAAAAGAGTAATTTAATGGTTGAAAAACCATTAACATAATTCATAAAAAGGAACGTATTTAGCTCCTTATATATACTGATAAACCTCATGAATCACATGGGGTTTTCTTTTGTTTATCGCTAAATACTGACGCATGTCTTGCGTCAGCTTGCCTTATTTATCAAGAAAAACATCCTGAGTCATCATCTCTCCCATCCTTCTATTTTCCAATCATCGATCTCATGACAAAACAGACGTTAATCAAACAGTCGCATCATTATATTGTATCTATAAACTCAGCTAACTATAAATAGCTAACAGTTTACGATGAACCTGATGCTGCGATTGTCAGGGAAAGGTGTATTAGAAAAGATAAAGCACCTAAGTGCCAATGACGAGATTACTGAGTCTCCTCAAAATACATGTCGTCTGGATATAGAAAAAAGCGGTGTCTATTGAAGCTGAAAGCGTTAATTTCTTGGCAATCATCATCTATTAAACATACACGAGTACTGTAATAGGCGGTTAAACCTAGCATTTAAAAAGGTGGTACGCTCTGGCACCACCCTCATAGTCTCTCGTTATTTTTGCACCACCGTTTCTACACGACTTGTTCTTGTTCCAGCTGGGTTTTTGGCTCGTACTTTTACATTACCCTTAACCTTTGGAGGCTTTTGTGCTGAATACGTTTGCCAATGGTCGCTATCTGCTAAAGCATATTCAATCACTAAACCTGGATAACTGATATTGGCGAGTAAAAGGCCATTTTCAATTTTCGCACCAGGCACAGGGATACGATAAGCCACCCCTGCTCTATCTAGACGGGGTAACTCTTTCATACCAACGAGACTCGCAAAACGGCTCCAATCATCTGCCAGTTTTTGCTGTGAAACATAATTGGTTTTACCGCCGATATATTCACGACCTATTTGGTACTGATTTTCCCATTGCGCTTTATGCCATGCCCTTTCAGCTAAAGGCAGGATGCGAGGAAATAGCATGTATTCCGCCTTATCATCCGTCCTTACAGCTTCGCTCCATAGTTGTCCAGAAAGACCATAGACACCTGGCCATGGCTTATCACTTTTCGCACTAAATGAGTTACCATCCCTATCAACGGAAGTTTCCGCATTTTGTGGTAAATTATCAGGCGCAAAAGAAAAGATTTTTTGTTCGTCACTCGCTCGGGTCGCCCAGTAATAGCCACTTTCATTTGGATTGACTTCATAAGGCATATCTAAATACACATAGTCAGGGTTCGAAATGACCACTTGATAACCTTTATTAGCCCAATCATTCGCCGAATCGAATCCTCCCCAATACAGTGTATCCCAGAAGTTAACCCTGACATTATCCGTTGCAAAATCGTTTGCACTAGAAGCATCTTTCAAACCATCCTGCCAAGCTTGCATTGTTGTCACCCCTTTTTGCTGTAAACTTTCACTCACTTGTTTAGCAAAATGGCTGGAGAGATGATCAAAGTCACTCACATCACCTCGCTTGATCAATGCCTGACACGCTTCCGATTTCGCCCATGGCTTATCTTCTATTTGTTTATCGATTATGCCTTTGCCCGGTTCGATATTGCCTGCTTTATCTTGGAAACCCGCACCTAAACGAATATTTTTCGCTTCATCACCACCAAAGTGCCATGTTTTTAATGGAACCCCCGCCTCCTTGTGCATTTGCATAACCTCACTGACCACTTTATTAACAAAGTTTTTAGAGGAATCTAAACAAGGATTTAAATAACTGCGTTTATCGTAGAATTGGACAGAGGTTGTTACTGATGTATCCGATGGATCAACTAAGCGGTATTCACTCGCGGCAGCCTCATTGCCAGCCGCTTTTAATTTGTTATAACGAGCTTCCATTGAAACAACGGCGGCACGGGCATGTGCAGGCATATCTATTTCAGGGATGACCTCAATATTACGATCTTTGGCATAGCGTAAAATGTCAATATAGTCATCACGGGTAAAATAGCCGCTTCCCATATTATTATTCTCTGCCCCCGATCCTAACTGCGGTAATAAACACGTTTGTTCATCCAAATCATGACAGCGTTGGCTTCCCACCTCTGTAAGCTCAGGTAACCCCGGAATTTCAATTCGCCATCCTTCATCATCGGTTAAGTGAAAGTGGAATTTATTTAATTTATAACGAGACATTTGGTCAATTAAACGTTTAACCATCTGTTTACTATGGAAGTTTCTTCCTACATCTAAAAATACTCCTCGATAATCCATACGAGGTTTATCTTTCACAATCATTGTCGCCACACTAGGCTTATCGGCTTCTGTTACGGCAGAAAGCAGTGATTGCATACCATAGAATAAGCCGACATGGTCATAACCAATAATTTCAGCCTGTTGTGGTGTGATCACTAACTCATATGCACCACTGACTTGATTCTCTGGCGCGAACTGTCTAGGTGCGATCTTCCCGAGTATAGGGAATCCCTGAACATTCTGTTTTAATTTGACCTGTTGTAAATGCTCATTAATGACAGCTAATTCTCCCTGAGTCAGGCCATCAAGTTGTAATTTAACACCGTTGGAAAGATCCGCATTCCCTTCTTGTATCTTAATATCGAGTGGCGTCGGTAAGATTTGTCCTCGTAACTGTTGCTCAGATAATGTTTGCAAAGAAAGATTTTTTTGGTAACGATTTTCGGGGGTCATTAAGACATTATTATCGGCTCCCGTTCTTTTCCAGTTTTTCATTTCAAATGGTGCAACGAACATGGTTGAGTCTTGAGTATCTGTGCTTTTCAAATTACGAGGCCGAGCATCACCCGAGGTCGCATACCAACGAGGCATAAAGTCAGAATAGCTCACTTGCCAATATTCCCCCGTCACTGGCAACACAATTTTTTCGTGTGCTTTTATGCCATTAAACTGCTCAGTGGGGGTGATTTTATGCAAATCCCCCGTTAAATGGGTGATAGTAAACTGTGGGTTATCTTGTTTGAGTATTTGCCGAATACTATGAAAATAAAGTGCCCAATCAGCCGATTCAATCGCTTGATCACCATTGGTCAACGTAATATCAACGCGATTACAAGCCGCCCA of the Providencia stuartii genome contains:
- a CDS encoding peptidase domain-containing ABC transporter; this translates as MDNNNTQSILHFIGVIIRLTHGMNQEAFNQLIDNTKDLNEALHVIKKKVHVTVQYKNQKNKNIEKIDTPSIIYDHDDTAYLLANFNHEKVLIQRFGHYPPELWSLAEFKQKWSGKWLHVKSKQSQFDITWFRTEFLKHKKIIACILLFSFMLQILALISPLMIQVIMDKVLVHNSMMTLDVLIFGLIVAAMMEVTLKGLREYIYNHTVNRIDITLGLKLVNHLLHLPLSFFKNRQIGAIVTRVKELETIREFLTGSFFTLCVDILFLFVFIYVMSVLSLTLTLVFLCSIPFYLLIAWWLTPKIEAAAHEQFTNIAINTSFLTESINGIETAKSLSIEPHFTRRWDQQTSDMSQTSFTAGQIASRSEYIVMVIEKLTSAIILWLGATEVLALQLTIGQFIAFHLMVNHASQPLLKLVKLWGDYIRTKVAIEKLAQMINLPIEQIQGRDNNQLNGNIYLRNISFRYQPDQAYILDNFNLAIRSGETLGIVGTSGSGKSTLARLLLRLYTPEKGEIFLDDTPISSLNIHSLRKQIGIVLQENFLFNQTVFDNIAQTYPNASMDEVIHAAKMAGAHEFILKLPMGYDTLLAEGGASLSGGQRQRIAIARTLLANPKIIIFDEATSALDDESQAVIQENMQLIAQGRTLITIAHRLSTIRHHQRIIVMQKGKIVEQGSHQQLIEQGQFYKHLWTLQQSFK
- a CDS encoding HlyD family type I secretion periplasmic adaptor subunit; translation: MKLGSANTRYHHFLPSHLALLKNPPSYLALITAITISIGILLAIVWSYIGKLDIQATAQGKLVVSGHTQFIQAFELSRLQHIYVTNGQTVKQGDPLLRVNVLGVSQDILTLNYQISFQKIEKLVHHALLEETHPKFAHEFSQLLAPEQQRVLKSYQNLKNEYDALIKETENEMALNRTHYSARTHELKDVNALLNNIQKRLDAHRTLSKKHLISQKEFLEHEKELLMAKKEKTAKLSELTILNNQYDSLQEKRHRLQTQKRQEWYEKYRQAEFKQDSAEQELLKHQEREQLKIVRSPVDGTVQQLATYTLGAVLQPTQQLMVIVPNKDVQLAEVKILNKDIGFIREGQNVTVKIDAFPYTRYGTIEGEVVSISRDSTQDEQLGLVFLGQIALKKKNLFVEGEKIELTPGLSVTTEIKTEKRRIIDYLLSPIQEYTTTAMREK
- a CDS encoding type I secretion system permease/ATPase — its product is MNGIENNSGLEALVWIANYYQKNVTKDQLMHAIGMHALSPTDWELRECAHIIGYETEITLLDTSNIHDVPLPALIYLNGFWRILSKDKSNELILIDPINNEFIHWHERHSTYPESLTLLLIKEQFETEKKTTFGISWFIPSILRQRSQLKNVFILAAIVQIFALISPLFFQNVIDKVLVGRSLNSLQVLAIGIVGLAFAEPIYSFLRNKIFSYTSTQISAELSGKLYRHLMALPLDYFKQRPTGKIIARIREMTRIRQFLTGSTLMLFIDLVFVILFMAVLFSYSVVMSWILMGSLALFCILWMILGPIIRLHTEKSYQADENSLTFLTEAMTGIETIKTTATEKYVYRRWQKRLSKQLIQGFKVTLRSIVATQLMTLVSKITTALLLWIGVKEVMSGGMTAGELVAYNMLSAHVTQPVLRLAQIWQDFQHTIISLRRVGDILDEPIENERKGITSSASIQGNIDFHNIRFRYHPETPEVLCNLTLTIKAGEFIGITGPSGSGKSTLTKLLQRLYIPQQGQVIVDGMDLAVSDTIALRRRMSVVLQESQLFVGTIEENIRLSHPQASHEEVIEAATLAGAYDFIMSLPDNFNYPVSERGLNLSGGQRQRIALARALLTKPDILILDEATSALDYDSEAAIMKNMPLITKGRTVISIAHRLNTIQYADRICVIRNGEIAEIDTHPNLLQKNGVYAHLWRQQTQ
- the ybfE gene encoding LexA regulated protein is translated as MAKEQTDRTTLDLFAEERRPGRPKTSPLSRDEQLRINKRNQLKRDKVKGLRRVELKLNEDAVAILNQLADEKNMSRSELIEEMLMSQLALVYEPSGE
- the fldA gene encoding flavodoxin FldA, giving the protein MAVIGIFFGSDTGNTENIAKMIQKRLGSENAEVHDIAKCSKEDIEAFDILLLGIPTWYYGEAQCDWDDFFPTLEEIDFDGKLVALFGCGDQEDYAEYFCDAMGTIRDIIEPRGAVIVGHWPTDGYHFEVSKGMADDNHFIGLAIDEDRQPELTEERVDAWVQQISEEMSLAEILG
- the fur gene encoding ferric iron uptake transcriptional regulator — its product is MTDNNKALKNAGLKVTLPRLKILEVLQEPECHHVSAEDLYKKLIDMGEEIGLATVYRVLNQFDDAGIVTRHNFEGGKSVFELTQQHHHDHLICLDCGKVIEFSDKSIEERQTNIAARHGIKLSNHSLYLYGHCADGDCRENADAHEAKE
- a CDS encoding beta-N-acetylhexosaminidase; the protein is MKRHYLHPLALLISATFISTMANAEQTSDQIVDALSHIDVKINVVDNQAGEHGMDCAALGADWAACNRVDITLTNGDQAIESADWALYFHSIRQILKQDNPQFTITHLTGDLHKITPTEQFNGIKAHEKIVLPVTGEYWQVSYSDFMPRWYATSGDARPRNLKSTDTQDSTMFVAPFEMKNWKRTGADNNVLMTPENRYQKNLSLQTLSEQQLRGQILPTPLDIKIQEGNADLSNGVKLQLDGLTQGELAVINEHLQQVKLKQNVQGFPILGKIAPRQFAPENQVSGAYELVITPQQAEIIGYDHVGLFYGMQSLLSAVTEADKPSVATMIVKDKPRMDYRGVFLDVGRNFHSKQMVKRLIDQMSRYKLNKFHFHLTDDEGWRIEIPGLPELTEVGSQRCHDLDEQTCLLPQLGSGAENNNMGSGYFTRDDYIDILRYAKDRNIEVIPEIDMPAHARAAVVSMEARYNKLKAAGNEAAASEYRLVDPSDTSVTTSVQFYDKRSYLNPCLDSSKNFVNKVVSEVMQMHKEAGVPLKTWHFGGDEAKNIRLGAGFQDKAGNIEPGKGIIDKQIEDKPWAKSEACQALIKRGDVSDFDHLSSHFAKQVSESLQQKGVTTMQAWQDGLKDASSANDFATDNVRVNFWDTLYWGGFDSANDWANKGYQVVISNPDYVYLDMPYEVNPNESGYYWATRASDEQKIFSFAPDNLPQNAETSVDRDGNSFSAKSDKPWPGVYGLSGQLWSEAVRTDDKAEYMLFPRILPLAERAWHKAQWENQYQIGREYIGGKTNYVSQQKLADDWSRFASLVGMKELPRLDRAGVAYRIPVPGAKIENGLLLANISYPGLVIEYALADSDHWQTYSAQKPPKVKGNVKVRAKNPAGTRTSRVETVVQK